GACTGGTAGGATTTGCTAGTAACTCCCTAGGTGCCAAGTAGAACGATCAGATTATTTCATAACCATGtaaataagtatatatatttttaatttataagttctatttttaagtatattttcacaatttttactattcatcatatttttcatatttttatttttttagagaagggtatttttacccagcctctatatccaaccggccatatatgcagcctttttaaataacccaatctgaaattcgctcctatgaaGATTTGAACTTAGGATCTTGGGATGCTACTTAGGTTACTGCAACCATTAGACTACATACCCTTTCACTATTCATCATATTTTCATGTCAGAGTATTGGAAAGAATGTCGGTCCAGATCGGCGGCGGCTGGCTTGTTTTCGGCAAAATGGCTGCTCTCCCATGGAAAAGATGGTGCTTATCACGTTCGGAGGCAACGAGGCTGTGTGCTTCCCATGTCCCCATATGGGGCATGCATATGCTTGTTGATAGTGTGTATGATTACCTAGACCTCATAGAATATATGCGTTAATGATGAACAATGCTAATGATAAGATTGATCTCCTTTtttcaaagaaagaaaagggaatAAATGATGTGTCGATCTAATGGATGGATGTGATTAGTACGAAAGGAACTATGAATAAGTGATGATTAGGTTGCTTTTGAAGGTTTTCATTGGTCATTACATTTTCTTTATGGAAGAAGGTAGTAGGTCCTAGAGGGCCTTGTTCTTGTACTTATTTTGCACCACCCTAAGAAAATTACAATCAAGTCCATTAGAAAATAATGTCTTCCTCTTCAATTCCTCACCGGTGGCATTTGgttaattcaattaaaaaaaaccctaaattAGTTGGTGATGCTTCCTAACGTACTCCATGGGTCTCAAAATAAACAAACCATACGAAATGTGGCATATTCTAACACTAcaaatttgaagttttgaactaATATATATACTATTCCAAGATGATAAATACGAAAGcatttttcagaaaaaataaaaatattttttagaatgCATAAATGACACAAACATACGAGTTTTATTCTAAAATGCTACAATGGCCGGCTGATGCCGCTCTTTTATACGTAACTTATCAAGCATGTTATATAAATAAACCGCtaacttaaaaaaacattttaattAATGCTAAAATTCAAAACTGGCTATGATTGTTCCCATCGTTTACCCTacaccaaaatttaaacttaattttagagatAATTTTAAGGTTTTCTTTGcattgtaatttattttctaacaTTGATTTTTAAATcgttaaaaacatatataaaatttgactCACAATTTCTTTTTCTAATAATCCATATGGCTTCATCATTATATATGCCAACCGATTTCAGGAGTAAATTAACGGAATAGAAGCTGAAACAAGCAGGCCACAACTGCATTCTGCATCTCATGGATCTATATTGCTGTTCCTCTGCTATAAATAAACCACCGACCCCCTCTTTTATCGGACTCCACGACTCTCCCCGTTCCAGCATCCCAGCTCACCGTTTCTTCCATTTCTCAGGTAGTATCCTCCTGCAACCTATGCACCCAGGTTTTTCCCCCTCCTAATCCGAACCAGCATTGATTTTGTCCGGTGAGTTTATCTTGCATTGTGCTTTTGATTAGACATTATCACAAATATGAAACCAATGGGGGTTCATTACGTTAGAAATTTTAGGTTGGTTTAGGTTCTTGTTTACTCGGTTTTGTGCAGAAAACTCCGTACTTTCCTGCAGTTGGCCAAAGCTTGTGCATTTTGGTGATTTGGGGTACAAAGAATGCATGCTCTTGGGCtctaagggaaaaaaaaagtaatgaggTTTTCTGTTGGTTTTGCAAGGTGAGAGCTGATCCTAAACTCAAGCAGAGATGGAGGGGACCGTGTTCACGCCATCGCTGCAAGGCATTAAGAATGTCAAGTCAGAGAGCGGTGTGATCCTAACGAAGCCGTTTCTTGAAGTTTGCAAGCACATTCTTCCTGTGCTAGGTAATTAAGGAGGAGTTTGTTTTGCATTCCAAGACAGATAATCTTTATCAACGAAATTTTGTTTAacctatcttttttttaatgtagATAAGTTTGGATCGGCTATGTCAATCGTGAAGAATGACATTGGTGGTAATATTACGGTAAGAGAAAAACCCTCCTTTTATGTCTTCTTAGAAGATTCATGCAGCTATAGCTCTTCTCAATGTAATGATGTATTGCTCTTTGATAAATTTTGGTCAATGGAAAGCTAAAGCAACATGCTTTTAGTGGTTTATGTCTAGCATAATTGTGACAGTGCTCTGTTGTGTGGCTGTTGCTATATGCAGAGATTGGAGACAAAATATGCATCCGATCCTTCAAAGTATGAGCAGCTGCACAGCATGGTGAAAGTTGAGATCAGCTCTAAGACAGCAAAAAGTTCTAGCAGTTGTACCAATGGCCTTTTGTGGTTGACAAGGTAACTAACTATCTCACACTATTTGCACAGCTCGGCATTTATCAGATTATATAAAATGCTGTTAATTTTGCATATATTAATTGTCAGAGCCATGGACTTCCTGGTTGCACTGTTCCATAATTTGGTACAGCACCCAGATTGGCAAATGTCACAAGCTTGCAGCGATGCGTACAGTAAAACTCTCAAGAAATGGCACGGATGGCTGGCGAGTTCAAGCTTTTCGGTAGCAATCTTTACCTAAATATTTTGCCTTCAAAATTAAGTTACATCTTGTGTTGCACTTTCACTGTCCAGTAATCATCAATGATGCAACTGCAACAACCAAAAAATATAATGTTTAGGCCCTAATTAACCTACAATTACTAGCATCTAGAGGGAGCACACTGTCTCCAATATAACATTAACAGATTGCTCTATTACTGTCTGCA
The window above is part of the Oryza sativa Japonica Group chromosome 7, ASM3414082v1 genome. Proteins encoded here:
- the LOC107276243 gene encoding glycolipid transfer protein 1; this encodes MEGTVFTPSLQGIKNVKSESGVILTKPFLEVCKHILPVLDKFGSAMSIVKNDIGGNITRLETKYASDPSKYEQLHSMVKVEISSKTAKSSSSCTNGLLWLTRAMDFLVALFHNLVQHPDWQMSQACSDAYSKTLKKWHGWLASSSFSVAIKLAPDRKKFMEIISGSGDINADIEKFCATFSPLLAENHRFLASVGMDDLKAS